A window from Drosophila kikkawai strain 14028-0561.14 chromosome 2L, DkikHiC1v2, whole genome shotgun sequence encodes these proteins:
- the LOC108074589 gene encoding apoptosis-resistant E3 ubiquitin protein ligase 1 isoform X2: MGQMQCKPEDMALRPDLIMIRSYVTYKGFPAAYLNNYDIALVLSSFRVGGVLKTRTGKSIPASEMKLCFSEKMGISSLSSCGDPERLPELPPLDEQRLQRAALHLQQKLILREWLREHRLQHHYQRLLAVEVASLEDVYWLEDSRASKILGKDWQLWSGARQNLPTSKAQLDALKAQLWSTVVKSSQHQDAWTWGGMLVVSVSVAGLVTLAAMTQPSLAPEARHSLLQYVTGKYLLPANCKVQWDWKDPACVGGTMCFVVRFFQRNGQPYPICDTDQFFVEVTEGTRKVVTISELGSSTDPNNANIAKVKFTVRTAGQYKISVLIGASHIAGSPFLRSFLPGAIDARRSRFIRPASTVICCAGAPTLMHIEPRDEFGNACLFDQNQSDEALQGYQVAVYDLHGVAVEKLQHAIAFAYDRVNSRVSVTALFPEPTCLRAVISYRDQQLPNGDFDIIVLSSSDTTLVHKNIASRKHNICYEAKLLSIFGVAKNKPRKVLCYVGPKQVTIKEMILKFIPKRIATFRLCPSTKFHFLPQLVSQLHGPVFIIDDGAQPKIELASKDRNIIAATFTHFLLKNIGGSETFKDKQDFFYHEVRKFHASYYHEKMALKVQRDKILESSMKAAKGFSVSDWCGNFEVTFQGEQGIDWGGLRREWFELVCSSLFDARGGLFCTFHDKHQALVHPNPTRPAHLKLKHFEFAGKMVGKCLFESALGGSYRQLVRARFSRSFLAQLIGLRVHYKYFEQDDPDLYLSKIKYILDTDLDATDTLELYFVEEMYDASSGQLSKTIELIPNGARTRVTNATKNQYLDSLAQQRLCNNVKDEVDSFLKGLNSIIPDNLLSIFDENELELLMCGTGEYSISDFKSHHIANGNSAEFRRVLAWFWAGVSNFSQTEMARLLQFTTGCSQLPPGGFQELNPQFQITAAPTFGNLPTAHTCFNQLCLPDYESYEQFEKSLLLAISEGSEGFGMV; encoded by the exons ATGGGTCAGATGCAGTGCAAGCCCGAGGATATGGCGCTCAGGCCAGATTTAATCATGATCCGTAGTTATGTCACCTATAAGGGTTTTCCGGCAGCCTATCTGAACAACTATGATATAGCCTTGGTTCTGAGTAGCTTCAGGGTTGGAGGTGTGCTGAAGACAAGAACAGGAAAAAGTATTCCTGCCAGCGAAATGAAGTTGTGTTTTAGCGAAAAGATGG GCATCTCATCCCTTTCATCCTGCGGCGATCCGGAACGCCTGCCAGAGCTGCCGCCCCTGGACGAGCAGCGTCTGCAGCGAGCCGCCTTACATCTGCAGCAGAAGCTGATCCTGCGCGAGTGGCTTCGCGAGCACCGGCTCCAGCATCACTACCAGCGTTTGCTGGCCGTGGAGGTGGCCTCCCTGGAGGACGTCTACTGGCTGGAGGACTCGCGGGCGAGCAAGATTCTTGGCAAGGACTGGCAACTGTGGTCCGGGGCGCGACAGAATCTGCCGACGTCGAAGGCACAGCTGGACGCTTTGAAGGCACAGCTCTGGTCGACGGTGGTCAAGAGCAGCCAGCATCAGGACGCGTGGACATGGGGCGGCATGCTAGTCGTCTCCGTCTCTGTAGCCGGCCTCGTCACACTGGCTGCCATGACACAGCCCTCGCTGGCCCCAGAG GCCCGTCACTCTCTGCTGCAGTATGTCACTGGGAAATATCTGCTGCCCGCCAACTGCAAGGTGCAGTGGGACTGGAAGGATCCGGCCTGCGTTGGCGGCACCATGTGCTTCGTGGTGCGCTTCTTTCAGCGCAACGGCCAGCCCTACCCCATCTGTGATACGGACCAGTTCTTTGTCGAGGTCACCGAGGGCACCCGCAAGGTGGTGACCATCAGCGAGCTGGGCTCCTCCACCGATCCCAATAACGCCAATATCGCCAAGGTGAAGTTCACGGTGCGCACGGCGGGTCAGTACAAGATATCGGTGCTGATTGGTGCTAGTCACATCGCCGGATCGCCCTTCTTGCGATCCTTCCTACCGGGAGCCATCGACGCCCGGCGTTCACGGTTCATTCGGCCGGCCAGCACGGTCATCTGCTGTGCGGGAGCACCAACGCTGATGCACATCGAGCCTCGGGATGAATTCGGGAATGCATGCCTCTTTGACCAGAACCAATCGGATGAGGCGCTGCAG GGTTATCAAGTGGCTGTGTACGACCTGCATGGCGTTGCCGTAGAGAAGCTGCAGCATGCGATTGCCTTCGCCTACGACAGGGTCAACTCACGGGTCTCGGTGACCGCTCTCTTTCCGGAGCCCACCTGCCTGAGGGCCGTGATCAGTTACCGGGACCAGCAGCTGCCCAATGGAGACTTTGACATCATTGTGCTGAGCA GCAGCGACACAACCTTGGTGCACAAGAACATTGCCTCGCGGAAGCACAACATCTGCTACGAGGCCAAGCTGCTGAGCATCTTCGGTGTGGCCAAGAACAAGCCGAGGAAGGTGCTCTGCTATGTGGGACCCAAGCAG GTGACCATCAAGGAGATGATACTCAAGTTCATTCCCAAGAGGATAGCCACCTTTAGGCTATGTCCCTCGACCAAATTCCATTTCCTGCCGCAGCTGGTCTCCCAGCTGCACGGCCCTGTTTTCATCATCGACGACGGAGCGCAGCCCAAGATTGAGTTGGCCTCCAAGGATCGCAATATCATAGCTGCCACCTTCACCCACTTTCTGCTGAAGAACATTGGCGGCTCGGAGACCTTCAAGGATAAGCAGGACTTTTTCTACCACGAGGTGCGTAAGTTCCATGCCAGCTATTACCACGAGAAGATGGCTCTAAAGGTGCAGCGGGACAAGATCCTGGAGAGCAGCATGAAGGCGGCCAAGGGCTTCTCGGTGTCCGATTGGTGCGGCAACTTCGAGGTCACATTTCAGGGCGAACAGGGCATCGATTGGGGTGGCCTCCGCCGCGAGTGGTTCGAGCTGGTCTGCAGTTCCCTCTTCGACGCTCGCGGCGGACTCTTCTGCACCTTCCACGACAAGCATCAGGCTCTCGTGCATCCCAATCCCACGCGTCCCGCCCATCTCAAGCTGAAGCACTTTGAGTTCGCCGGCAAAATGGTGGGCAAGTGCCTATTCGAGAGTGCCCTGGGAGGCAGCTATCGCCAGCTGGTCCGAGCTCGCTTTAGTCGCTCCTTTCTGGCCCAACTCATTGGGCTAAGGGTGCACTATAAG TACTTTGAGCAAGATGACCCTGACTTGTATCTGTCCAAAATCAAGTACATCCTGGACACTGATCTAGATGCCACGGACACCCTAGAGCTGTACTTTGTGGAGGAGATGTACGACGCCAGCAGCGGGCAGCTGAGCAAGACCATTGAACTGATTCCCAACGGGGCCAGGACTCGCGTGACCAATGCCACCAAGAACCAGTATCTGGATTCCCTGGCCCAGCAGCGTCTGTGCAATAATGTCAAGGATGAGGTGGACAGCTTTCTCAAGGGTCTCAATTCCATAATACCAGATAATCTTCTAAGCATTTTCGATGAGAACGAACTGGAG CTACTGATGTGCGGCACCGGTGAGTATTCCATCAGCGACTTCAAGTCGCATCACATTGCCAACGGCAACTCGGCGGAGTTCCGGCGGGTTCTAGCCTGGTTCTGGGCCGGCGTCAGCAACTTTAGCCAGACGGAGATGGCCCGGCTGCTGCAGTTCACCACGGGCTGCTCCCAGCTGCCGCCGGGTGGCTTCCAGGAGCTGAATCCGCAGTTTCAGATAACGGCCGCCCCTACATTTGGCAACCTGCCCACAGCGCATACCTG CTTCAACCAGCTGTGCCTGCCGGACTACGAGAGCTACGAGCAGTTCGAGAagtcgctgctgctggccataaGCGAGGGCAGCGAGGGATTCGGAATGGTCTAG